Below is a window of Halarcobacter anaerophilus DNA.
TAAAAAACATTTAAGTGCAGAAGAGATCACGAAAGAGATACAAAAAGAGTTTAATCTAGATATCGGAATAGCAACGGTTTACAGAGGACTTAGTTTTTTTGAGCAAATGGGGATAATAAACTCATTGGACATAGGAGACGGGATAAAAAGATTTGAGTTTAAAGTGGATAAAACTCATCATGACCATTTGGTTTGTATCAAATGCAATAAAATTATAGAATTTAATGATGATTTTATAGA
It encodes the following:
- a CDS encoding Fur family transcriptional regulator, with amino-acid sequence MSSLENKKFDIFMKNFRTQISKLGFKNTIQKDYILKILFFSKKHLSAEEITKEIQKEFNLDIGIATVYRGLSFFEQMGIINSLDIGDGIKRFEFKVDKTHHDHLVCIKCNKIIEFNDDFIELNQIKIAEKNGFILKDHIMTIYGICTECDKN